Below is a genomic region from Streptomyces sp. NBC_00461.
GACCAGGAGGCGGCCAGGGCGGCCTCCGGAGGCGGCGCCTTGACGGCGGCGGCGCGGACGTCGGAGACACGCGGTCCGGGCCCGATGGGCACCTGGGCGCCGGCGAGCCGGACGGGGCCGGTGTCCGGGGCGCCGACGGGCACCGGGGACGCCGGTACGACGGGGTCGTGCGAGGGCGGGGGCGGCAGGGGGGCCGGTCGCGCGCCGCCGCCGCTGCGGCCCGAGCCCTGTCCCGGTTTCACCGCCGGACGGCCGTTGCGCCGCCCCTCGATCAGGCTCACCGCCCGCTCGGGCAGCCACGCCGACGCCGTACCGCTGTCGTCGGAGCCGGAGCCGAAGAGGTGGGGGGCGAGCTGGGCCTGGAGGTCGGCCGGGTTGGGGCGGCTCGTCGCCTCCATCTGCATCAGGGACTCGATCAGCGGGCGCAGCTCGTCCGGCAGGCCCTCCAGGTCCGGCCCCTCCCGCAGCAGCATGAAGACCGTCTCGACCGGGTTGGCGCCGTGGAAGGGCGGGTGCCCGGTCGCGGCGAAGACGAGCATCGAGCCGAGCGAGAAGACGTCACTCGCTCCGGTCACGCTCCTGGAGTCCTTCGCCTGCTCCGGCGACATGTAGGCGGGCGTGCCCACCGCCACGTTCGTCATCGTCAAACGTGTGTTCGATACGCCGGACGCGATACCGAAGTCGATGACCCGGGGGCCGTCCTCGACGACCAGCACGTTCGACGGCTTCAGGTCCCGGTGCACCAGACCGGCGCCGTGGATCGACTGCAGCGCCTCGGCCACACCCGCCGCGAGCCAGCGCACCGCCTGGGCCGGCATCGGCCCGCACTCGTTCACTATCTCTTCGAGGGAGGGCGCGGGGACGTACGCGGTGGCCAGCCACGGCACGGCGGCCCGCGCGTCGGCGTCGACCACGGCCGCCGTGTAGAAGCCGGAGACCGCCCGGGCGGCCTCGACCTCACGCGAGAAGCGGACGCGGAACAGCTGGTCCTCGGCGAGTTCCGTACGGACCGTCTTGATCGCCACACGCCGGCCGGACGCCGAGCGCGCGAGATAGACCAGCCCCATGCCGCCGGCACCGAGCCGTCCCAGCACCTCGAACGGACCGATTCGCCGCGGATCGTGCTGTGTCAGCTGATCCACCACTTGCCTGCCACCTCCCCGTACGGGCCGCGCCGGTCACATCTGTGCGCGACCCCGTGCAGCGTCTCACCTGCGCACCGCCATGGCGGTGCGCACCCCGATTCTTCCTGTCCCGGGCACTGGTTGCGAACCCGGGACCCATTCGGGATGTCTCACCCCAAAACGGCAAGTCTCACTGCTCGGTCTGCTTCCGTCGCTCCAGAACGGCGAACGACGCCCCCTGATTGTCGGTGACGACGGCCACCCTTCCGTAGGACGTCTCGAATGGTGGCGCCTGGATCCGACCACCGAGACGAGTCACCGTCCCGAGCACGTCCTCGCAGTCGTCCACACCGAAGTGGACGACGAAGTGGGGCGGCATCTCGGCCGGGAAGACCTCCGCCACGGGCGCCCGGCCGAAGTCGGGCCTGGCGTCCGGCCCGAACAGGGCGTCGTGGAAGAGCTCGCCGTAGAAGGTGTTGGCGGCCTCGGTGTCCCGGGCGTACAGCTCGGCCCAGGCGAAGGTGCCGGGCTCGTGCCGCCTGCCGAAGCCGGTGTGGTCACCCGGCTCCCACAGACCGAACACGGCACCCTCGGAGTCGGTGACCAGCGCCGTCGTGCCCAGCTCCGCGACCGGTACGGGCGCCGTCACGACCTGCCCGCCGGCGGCCCAGACCCGGTCGGCCAGCGCCTCGGCGTCGGGCGTCGCGAAGTACACGGTCCACACGGTGGGCAGCCGGCCGTCCGTCTTGCGGGCCAGCGCGGCGACCGGCTCCCCCTTGTGCAGCGCCCACACCGTGCCGCCGGACCACTCCGGCCGGTCCTCGAAGCTCCACCCGAAGAGCTCTCCGTAGAACCGCTTACCCGCCTCCACGTCGGGGAGCTGCGCGTCCACCCAGCACGGGACGCCCTCTCCGTACGCGGATGCCCTGTTTTCGGCCATACCGCCAAACTAACGGCGTCTCACGCACCCCGCAGGACCAGGCACACCCGCCTCTGTGCACTCATGCACCCCATTTGCAGTCGGCCGAATCGCGCTCCGATCACCCCTCGGTAAGCTGACGACATGACAGGACAAGTGCGTACCGTCGACGGCCGCGTGGCCGGCCGGCGTGGGCAGGCGACCCGGCAGAAGCTGCTCGACTGCCTCAGCGAGATGCTCAGCTCCTCCCCTTATCGGGACGTCAAAGTCATCGATGTCGCCCGGAAGGCGGGCACTTCGCCCGCGACCTTCTACCAGTACTTCCCGGACGTGGAGGGCGCCGTCCTGGAGATCGCCGAGCAAATGGCCACCGAGGGCGCCGGGTTGACCGAGTTGCTCGAAGGCCGGTCGTGGGTCGGCAAGGCCGGCTGGCAGACCGCGCAAGAACTCGTGGACGGCTTCCTGGAGTTCTGGCGCAAGAACGACGCGATTCTGCGCGTCGTCGACCTCGGTGCGGCCGAGGGCGACAAGCGGTTCTACAAACTCCGCATGAAGATCCTGAACTCGGTGAACAACTCCCTTGCGGATTCGGTCGCCGAACTGCAATCCAAGGGCAAGGTCGACAAGGAAGTGAATCCGGCGGCGGTCGCCGGTTCGCTGGTCGCGATGCTCGCGGCCGTCGCCTCGCACCAGAAGGGCTTCCAGACCTGGGGCGTCAAACAGGCTGAACTCAAGCCGAATCTGGCGCTGTTGGTACACCTGGGCGTGACAGGCAGGAAGCCGACGAAGTAACACACGTCACACGCCTCTTTCCAGGTCCCCAAGTCCTGTCTGGCAGGCGGCGGTTCACGCTCCCGTGGATCACCGCCTGCTCTGCTGTGCGGGCAGTGGCCGATCCTTCACCACGTGCTTCATCACCAGCGTCGAGGTGAGCTTCTGCACCCCCGGCAGGCTGGCGAGCCGCTCGTCGTACAGCCGTTGGTAGGCCGCGAGATCGGCGGCGACGACCCGCAGCAGATAGTCCGGCTCCCCGAACAGCCGCTGCGCCTCCAGCACCTCGTCCACCTCCCCGAGGGCCCTCTCGAACTCGGCGACCGTCTCCCGGTCCTCCTGCCGCATGGAGACGAAGACCAGCGCCTCGAAGGTCAGCCCGACGGCCGCGGGGTCGACGACGGCCCGGTATCCGCTGATGGCTCCCGACCGCTCCAGCTCCCGCAGCCGCCGGTGGCAGGGCGAGACGCTGAGCCGCACCCGCGCGGCCAGCTCGGTCACGGTCAGCCGCCCGTCCTGCTGCATCTCGGCAAGGATTTTCCGGTCTACGTCGTCCATGGGGCAGATCTTTCCACTCAACCCCCGATCTCGGGGAAACTTTGGGAACACTTTCGGCCCTTCTGAGCCTAATCTCCCCACCATGAACTCGGGAACGCTGCTCTCCTTCCTGGCCCTCGACCTGCTGCTGGTCTGCGTGCCCGGCGCCGACTGGGCGTATGTGATCGCGAACGGGGTGCGCGGCCGTTCGGTGGGACGGGCGGTGGCGGGACTGGTCGCGGGGTACGCGCTGCACACGACGCTGGCCGTCGCGGGCCTCGCCGTCCTGGTCGCGAGCTCGCCGGCGCTCCTGACGGCGCTGACGGTGACGGGGGCCGGATACCTGGTGTGGCTG
It encodes:
- a CDS encoding Lrp/AsnC family transcriptional regulator, yielding MDDVDRKILAEMQQDGRLTVTELAARVRLSVSPCHRRLRELERSGAISGYRAVVDPAAVGLTFEALVFVSMRQEDRETVAEFERALGEVDEVLEAQRLFGEPDYLLRVVAADLAAYQRLYDERLASLPGVQKLTSTLVMKHVVKDRPLPAQQSRR
- a CDS encoding TetR family transcriptional regulator, yielding MRTVDGRVAGRRGQATRQKLLDCLSEMLSSSPYRDVKVIDVARKAGTSPATFYQYFPDVEGAVLEIAEQMATEGAGLTELLEGRSWVGKAGWQTAQELVDGFLEFWRKNDAILRVVDLGAAEGDKRFYKLRMKILNSVNNSLADSVAELQSKGKVDKEVNPAAVAGSLVAMLAAVASHQKGFQTWGVKQAELKPNLALLVHLGVTGRKPTK
- a CDS encoding VOC family protein, with the translated sequence MAENRASAYGEGVPCWVDAQLPDVEAGKRFYGELFGWSFEDRPEWSGGTVWALHKGEPVAALARKTDGRLPTVWTVYFATPDAEALADRVWAAGGQVVTAPVPVAELGTTALVTDSEGAVFGLWEPGDHTGFGRRHEPGTFAWAELYARDTEAANTFYGELFHDALFGPDARPDFGRAPVAEVFPAEMPPHFVVHFGVDDCEDVLGTVTRLGGRIQAPPFETSYGRVAVVTDNQGASFAVLERRKQTEQ